The Planococcus versutus genome contains a region encoding:
- the efp gene encoding elongation factor P: MISVNDFKTGVTIEVDGGIWRVMEFQHVKPGKGAAFVRSKLRNLRTGSVTEKTFRAGEKVAKAQIDNSKMQYLYANGDMHAFMDSETYDQIELPEKNIEHELKFLQENMEVQVIQFQGEVLGVELPNTVVLEVAETDPGIKGDTASGGSKPAKLTTGLTVQVPFFINEGDRLIINTTDSSYVSRAH; the protein is encoded by the coding sequence ATGATTTCAGTAAACGATTTTAAGACAGGTGTCACCATTGAAGTAGACGGCGGAATTTGGCGTGTTATGGAATTCCAACATGTAAAACCAGGCAAAGGTGCAGCGTTTGTGCGCTCAAAACTACGTAATTTACGTACTGGGAGTGTTACTGAAAAGACATTCCGCGCAGGAGAAAAAGTTGCAAAAGCACAAATTGACAACAGCAAAATGCAATACTTATATGCTAATGGTGATATGCATGCATTTATGGATTCAGAAACATACGATCAAATTGAATTGCCTGAGAAAAACATTGAACACGAGTTAAAATTCCTACAAGAGAATATGGAAGTTCAAGTGATTCAGTTTCAAGGTGAAGTATTAGGTGTGGAATTGCCAAACACGGTGGTTTTAGAAGTGGCTGAAACAGACCCAGGTATTAAAGGCGATACAGCAAGTGGTGGTTCAAAACCAGCAAAACTGACAACAGGTTTAACTGTACAAGTGCCATTTTTTATTAACGAAGGCGATCGATTAATCATCAACACAACTGACTCTTCATATGTTTCAAGAGCTCATTAA
- the accB gene encoding acetyl-CoA carboxylase biotin carboxyl carrier protein, with amino-acid sequence MKIQEIREIIKLVDGSSIDEFSYEYEGVKVKMKKNGLGNAQQPSQTAIQEPQFANAEEMPTTKPAKETELIKPVIEEQTADLPGADSDYHKILSPMVGTFYESPSPDEAAYVQVGTKVTADQIVSIVEAMKLFNEIEAEVDGEIAEILVKDGQLVEYGQPLFLVKAN; translated from the coding sequence ATGAAAATTCAAGAAATCCGTGAAATCATTAAATTAGTAGATGGGTCGTCTATCGATGAATTCTCTTATGAGTACGAAGGCGTTAAAGTGAAAATGAAGAAAAATGGATTAGGAAATGCTCAGCAGCCAAGTCAAACGGCTATTCAAGAGCCACAATTTGCTAATGCTGAAGAAATGCCGACAACAAAACCGGCTAAAGAAACAGAACTAATAAAACCGGTAATTGAAGAACAAACAGCAGATCTACCTGGCGCTGATTCTGACTATCACAAAATTTTATCACCAATGGTCGGGACATTCTATGAATCGCCATCTCCAGACGAAGCGGCTTACGTGCAAGTCGGCACGAAAGTTACTGCAGACCAAATCGTCTCAATTGTTGAGGCAATGAAATTGTTCAATGAAATTGAAGCAGAAGTGGATGGGGAAATTGCTGAAATTCTTGTAAAAGATGGACAGCTTGTTGAGTATGGACAGCCTTTATTCCTCGTGAAAGCAAACTGA
- the folD gene encoding bifunctional methylenetetrahydrofolate dehydrogenase/methenyltetrahydrofolate cyclohydrolase FolD, translating to MTAKLIDGKAVSQKIKIQVKERVEKLAQQEIIPGLAVVLVGENSASLTYVKNKKKTCEALGMRSDLHQYPDTLTEQELLSKIEELNTDPEIHGILVQLPLPKQIDEFKVISAISPDKDVDGFHPISVGNMMIGKEAFLPCTPHGIMELLSNYEIDLAGKHAVVIGRSNIVGKPIGQLLLQKDATVTYCHSKTNDLASFTKQADILIAAIGRAKFIDHTYVKSGAVIIDVGMNRDENGKLCGDVDFQDVQETASFVTPVPGGVGPMTIAMLMGNTVQSAEKDLQRQNNSKYVK from the coding sequence ATGACTGCAAAATTGATTGATGGAAAAGCCGTAAGCCAAAAAATAAAAATTCAAGTAAAAGAGCGTGTGGAAAAATTGGCGCAACAAGAAATCATACCAGGGCTTGCCGTTGTGTTAGTTGGAGAAAACTCCGCTTCTCTTACATATGTAAAAAATAAAAAAAAGACTTGTGAAGCACTAGGGATGCGTTCGGATCTTCATCAATATCCGGACACATTGACTGAACAGGAGTTACTTTCAAAAATTGAAGAATTGAATACTGATCCAGAAATTCACGGGATACTTGTACAATTGCCTTTGCCAAAACAAATTGATGAATTCAAAGTGATATCAGCGATTAGTCCGGATAAAGACGTAGATGGCTTTCATCCGATTTCTGTTGGCAACATGATGATTGGCAAGGAAGCTTTTTTGCCATGTACACCACATGGCATTATGGAGTTACTTTCTAATTACGAAATCGATCTCGCAGGTAAACATGCGGTTGTCATCGGACGCAGCAATATTGTTGGTAAGCCAATCGGTCAGTTATTGCTTCAAAAAGATGCGACGGTTACATACTGTCATTCCAAAACAAACGATTTAGCAAGCTTTACAAAGCAGGCAGATATTTTAATCGCTGCGATTGGTCGAGCTAAATTTATTGATCATACGTATGTTAAGTCAGGAGCCGTTATTATCGATGTTGGAATGAATCGAGATGAAAACGGTAAACTTTGTGGAGATGTAGATTTTCAAGACGTTCAAGAAACAGCTAGTTTTGTAACACCAGTTCCAGGTGGAGTGGGTCCCATGACTATTGCTATGCTTATGGGAAATACAGTACAATCAGCTGAAAAGGATCTGCAAAGACAAAACAACAGTAAGTATGTAAAATAA
- the dxs gene encoding 1-deoxy-D-xylulose-5-phosphate synthase, producing the protein MNLQSITSPSFLKELNTKQLEVLSEDIRRFLIENLSRTGGHIGPNLGVVELTIALHKVFDSPSDKFIWDVGHQSYVHKILTGRAGQFDTLRQFKGLCGFPKRNESEHDVWETGHSSTSLSAAMGMAAARDIKKTGNHIIPIIGDGALTGGMAFEALNHIGHTKTDMTIILNDNEMSIAPNVGAMHSMLGRMRTAGKYNKVKDDLEYLLKKVPAVGDRLASTAERVKDSLKYLVVSGMFFEEMGFTYLGPINGHDLEELEDNLRYAKKTKGPVLLHVVTKKGKGFLPAEQDIIGTWHGTGPYKMETGDLVKSSSKAPSWSGLIAETVRKLARTDERIVAITPAMPVGSKLEGFASEFPERMYDVGIAEQHATTMAAGLATQDMKPFLAIYSTFLQRAYDQVVHDICRQNLNVFIGIDRSGLVGADGETHQGVFDIAFLRHLPNMVIMMPKDENEGQHMVKTAIDYNGGPIALRYPRGNGLGVPMDEELHALPIGSWEVLKKGTDAVILTFGTTIPMAMQAAEELHEQGISVEVVNARFIKPMDKAMLHTIFKRAIPILTIEEAVLQGGFGSAVLEFAQEQEYRGSVIDRLGIPDHFIEHGDVAELMDEINLNSDEVVRVIKKRTHSKIQAGISIL; encoded by the coding sequence ATGAATCTACAGTCGATTACTAGTCCATCTTTCTTAAAAGAGCTGAACACGAAACAGCTTGAAGTATTAAGTGAAGATATAAGACGATTTTTAATAGAAAACTTATCTAGAACAGGCGGGCATATTGGTCCAAACCTGGGTGTTGTAGAACTAACAATTGCACTTCATAAAGTATTCGACAGCCCTTCTGATAAATTTATTTGGGATGTAGGACATCAATCTTATGTCCATAAAATTCTTACCGGTAGAGCTGGGCAATTCGATACATTGCGTCAATTCAAAGGGCTTTGTGGTTTTCCAAAACGCAATGAAAGTGAACATGATGTCTGGGAAACAGGTCATAGTTCAACGTCTCTATCAGCTGCAATGGGTATGGCAGCTGCTCGTGATATTAAAAAAACCGGCAACCATATTATTCCGATTATCGGCGATGGTGCGTTAACGGGTGGGATGGCTTTTGAAGCATTAAATCATATTGGTCATACTAAAACCGATATGACAATTATACTGAACGACAATGAAATGTCGATCGCGCCAAACGTTGGTGCTATGCACAGCATGCTCGGGAGAATGCGAACAGCTGGAAAATACAATAAAGTTAAAGACGATTTGGAATATCTATTGAAAAAAGTACCTGCAGTTGGTGATCGGTTAGCTTCAACGGCTGAACGCGTAAAAGACTCATTGAAATATTTGGTGGTTTCGGGGATGTTCTTTGAGGAAATGGGTTTTACCTATTTAGGACCAATTAATGGACATGATTTAGAGGAATTAGAAGATAATTTACGTTACGCAAAGAAAACAAAAGGTCCTGTTTTGTTGCATGTTGTGACGAAAAAAGGCAAAGGCTTTCTACCAGCAGAACAAGATATCATTGGTACATGGCATGGCACAGGTCCATACAAAATGGAAACAGGCGATTTAGTCAAGTCATCATCCAAAGCACCTTCTTGGAGCGGTTTAATCGCAGAAACAGTTCGGAAATTGGCACGTACGGATGAGCGAATTGTAGCAATTACGCCTGCAATGCCAGTTGGTTCAAAACTTGAAGGTTTTGCTTCTGAATTTCCAGAACGCATGTATGATGTAGGCATTGCTGAACAGCACGCAACAACAATGGCTGCTGGACTTGCTACTCAAGACATGAAACCATTTTTAGCTATTTACTCGACATTTTTGCAACGTGCTTACGATCAAGTGGTTCATGATATTTGTCGACAAAATTTAAATGTATTTATTGGAATTGATCGTTCTGGTTTAGTGGGGGCAGATGGGGAAACGCATCAAGGTGTATTTGATATTGCCTTCCTGCGCCATTTGCCGAATATGGTCATCATGATGCCTAAAGACGAAAACGAAGGACAACACATGGTCAAAACAGCTATTGATTATAATGGCGGTCCAATTGCACTACGTTATCCTAGAGGAAATGGCTTAGGTGTCCCAATGGATGAAGAACTACATGCATTGCCTATTGGCTCATGGGAAGTATTGAAAAAAGGTACAGATGCTGTAATCTTAACTTTCGGTACAACTATTCCAATGGCGATGCAAGCAGCAGAAGAATTACATGAACAAGGCATTTCAGTAGAAGTAGTCAATGCTCGTTTTATAAAACCAATGGACAAAGCGATGTTACACACGATTTTCAAAAGAGCGATTCCAATTTTGACAATCGAAGAAGCCGTATTACAAGGTGGATTTGGTAGTGCTGTATTGGAGTTTGCTCAAGAACAAGAGTATCGCGGTTCGGTCATTGATCGTTTAGGAATTCCTGATCACTTTATCGAACACGGAGATGTTGCTGAGTTAATGGATGAAATTAACTTAAACAGTGATGAAGTAGTTCGAGTGATTAAAAAGCGGACACATTCCAAAATACAGGCAGGTATATCGATTTTATGA
- the xseA gene encoding exodeoxyribonuclease VII large subunit yields MSADPYLSVKALTKYIKKKFDADPHLRDVYVKGELSNVKIHTSGHIYFTLKDNAARLPGVMFSASAKSVKFKPESGMTVLIRGDVTVYEASGQYQLYAQSMQIDGIGDYYLAFEQLKEKLSKEGLFHASHKKLLPRFPRKIAVVTAQTGAAVRDIIITLHRRYPLADVVLYPTLVQGTGAVQSIVQSIQAANKKDFDVLIVGRGGGSIEDLWAFNDEAVARVIFSSVIPVISAIGHETDTTIADFVSDLRAATPTAAAELAVPSQTELLERIASYRSLMYRTASGTISQQKQLLNRLTTSFPLAYPERLYRPFTERVERATESLQRESLQQLNRSKEYYQTLENRLKSRSPLQQIHQSKIQVIELGRRLDYQLDQLLKNQSQQLSSAIRTLDALSPLKIMDRGYSIPYIEETVVKSVKNIKIGDQLTVAMQDGTIQATVDQVNAVVKGDENSV; encoded by the coding sequence ATGTCGGCCGACCCGTACTTAAGTGTTAAAGCTTTGACCAAATACATAAAAAAGAAGTTTGACGCCGATCCTCATCTCCGCGATGTCTATGTAAAAGGCGAGTTATCGAACGTTAAAATTCATACAAGTGGACATATTTATTTCACTTTAAAAGATAATGCTGCACGGTTGCCAGGGGTTATGTTTTCAGCAAGTGCTAAATCCGTCAAATTCAAACCGGAAAGTGGCATGACCGTATTGATTAGAGGAGATGTCACGGTTTATGAGGCCTCTGGTCAATATCAACTATACGCACAGTCAATGCAAATTGATGGCATTGGCGATTATTACTTGGCCTTTGAACAATTAAAAGAAAAACTATCAAAAGAAGGACTCTTTCATGCTTCACATAAGAAATTGTTGCCACGTTTCCCCCGAAAAATTGCGGTGGTAACGGCGCAAACGGGTGCAGCAGTGCGCGACATTATTATTACATTACACCGTCGTTATCCATTAGCTGATGTTGTGTTGTACCCCACACTCGTTCAGGGAACAGGTGCTGTTCAATCGATTGTCCAATCGATTCAAGCTGCCAATAAAAAGGATTTCGATGTATTGATTGTCGGACGTGGTGGAGGATCTATTGAAGATTTATGGGCTTTTAATGACGAAGCAGTCGCACGTGTTATATTCAGTTCTGTTATTCCAGTTATTTCTGCAATCGGTCACGAAACCGATACGACGATTGCTGACTTTGTTTCAGATTTGCGTGCAGCTACACCAACTGCTGCGGCGGAACTTGCTGTTCCTAGTCAGACAGAGTTGTTAGAGCGCATAGCGAGTTACAGAAGCCTTATGTACCGAACAGCTTCAGGAACAATTAGTCAGCAAAAGCAACTCTTAAATCGCTTGACCACATCATTCCCTTTGGCTTATCCAGAACGGTTATACAGACCATTTACGGAGCGAGTTGAGCGAGCGACAGAATCGTTGCAACGCGAATCATTGCAGCAGTTAAATCGTTCAAAAGAATATTATCAAACACTTGAAAATCGCTTGAAATCACGATCGCCACTTCAACAAATTCATCAATCAAAAATTCAAGTTATAGAACTAGGCAGAAGACTCGATTATCAACTGGATCAATTGCTAAAAAACCAATCCCAGCAGTTATCATCTGCAATTCGGACATTAGATGCACTGAGTCCTTTAAAAATTATGGACCGTGGCTATTCGATTCCATATATTGAAGAAACGGTTGTTAAAAGTGTGAAGAATATCAAAATAGGTGATCAGCTCACGGTAGCAATGCAAGATGGTACGATTCAAGCAACAGTTGATCAAGTAAATGCAGTAGTAAAAGGAGATGAGAACAGTGTCTGA
- a CDS encoding Asp23/Gls24 family envelope stress response protein, with amino-acid sequence MVEKTAPYVRMKSHGAQDLGNIEVAPEVLEIIASIAATDIAGVASMRGNFASDVVERLGKKVHGKGIKTELSEEGLAIDVYCVIDYGVSIPKTALKIQEQVRQTLENMTSLQTQEVNVHITGVNFEPKPTE; translated from the coding sequence ATGGTAGAAAAAACAGCACCTTACGTACGGATGAAGTCTCACGGTGCACAAGATTTAGGTAATATTGAAGTAGCCCCAGAAGTATTGGAAATTATCGCTAGTATTGCAGCAACAGACATCGCAGGCGTTGCGAGCATGCGTGGTAACTTTGCTTCGGATGTTGTTGAACGTTTAGGAAAAAAGGTTCATGGCAAAGGCATCAAAACCGAATTATCTGAAGAAGGGTTAGCCATTGATGTTTATTGTGTCATCGATTATGGTGTGTCGATTCCCAAGACCGCGTTAAAAATTCAAGAACAAGTTCGTCAAACGCTTGAAAATATGACCTCACTTCAAACTCAAGAAGTTAATGTTCATATTACAGGCGTCAATTTCGAACCTAAACCCACAGAGTAA
- a CDS encoding M24 family metallopeptidase has protein sequence MDTVKLQKLRAEMEKRNVGAVLVTSPYNLRYITEFTGTAGLALVTKKEAVFITDFRYTEQANEQVKEFKVVQAKKNLMDEVIKTVQSRGIETLAFEQDYMTYSTVMSYKEKVDVKFEPISDLIEKLRMVKTPEEVSVLKAAAKIADDAFEHICGFIRAGVTELEVSNELEFFMRQQGATSSSFDIIVASGLRSAFPHGVASDKVIEQGDMITLDFGALYNGYISDITRTVAVGEPSEKMKEIYNVVLKAQELGVEKIGPGMSGIEADAIARDYIKSKGYGDAFGHSTGHGIGLEVHESPGLSFKSETILEQGMAVTVEPGIYLPGIGGVRIEDDILITESGNERLTNSTKELRIL, from the coding sequence ATGGATACAGTGAAACTTCAAAAATTACGTGCTGAAATGGAAAAAAGAAACGTAGGAGCGGTGCTCGTCACGAGTCCTTATAATTTGAGGTACATTACAGAATTTACAGGAACAGCAGGACTGGCACTTGTCACTAAGAAAGAAGCTGTTTTTATTACTGATTTTCGCTATACCGAACAAGCAAATGAGCAAGTTAAAGAATTTAAAGTAGTTCAAGCGAAAAAAAACCTAATGGATGAAGTAATCAAAACAGTCCAATCGAGGGGAATCGAAACACTTGCTTTTGAACAAGATTATATGACGTATTCAACAGTTATGTCCTATAAAGAAAAAGTAGATGTAAAATTCGAACCCATTAGCGATTTGATTGAAAAGCTTCGAATGGTTAAAACACCAGAAGAGGTGTCTGTGTTAAAAGCCGCAGCCAAAATTGCGGACGATGCATTTGAACACATTTGCGGGTTTATTCGCGCTGGTGTTACCGAGCTTGAAGTTTCTAACGAGTTAGAGTTTTTTATGAGACAACAAGGTGCGACTTCATCTAGTTTTGATATTATTGTGGCTTCAGGACTTCGTTCGGCATTTCCTCATGGTGTGGCATCGGATAAAGTGATTGAACAAGGCGACATGATCACGCTTGATTTTGGTGCGCTTTACAATGGCTACATTTCAGATATCACGCGCACAGTTGCTGTTGGAGAACCTTCAGAAAAAATGAAAGAAATTTATAATGTTGTCTTAAAGGCGCAAGAATTAGGCGTTGAAAAGATCGGACCAGGAATGAGTGGAATCGAAGCAGATGCCATTGCGCGTGATTATATCAAGTCTAAAGGATACGGCGATGCATTTGGTCATTCGACAGGTCACGGCATCGGTTTAGAAGTGCACGAGAGTCCAGGTTTGTCTTTTAAATCAGAAACGATTTTAGAGCAGGGAATGGCGGTAACAGTAGAACCGGGAATTTATCTACCGGGAATTGGCGGAGTGCGCATTGAAGATGATATACTGATAACCGAGTCAGGAAATGAACGGTTGACTAACTCCACAAAAGAGCTACGCATTTTATAA
- the xseB gene encoding exodeoxyribonuclease VII small subunit, whose product MSEKKIMFNDAMEQLEEIVRQLEQGDVPLEQALTLYQKGMELSKVCHTKLQNAESQLVTMMKDGKEVPADIEMDGNAK is encoded by the coding sequence GTGTCTGAAAAGAAAATCATGTTTAATGATGCAATGGAGCAACTAGAAGAAATCGTTCGTCAACTCGAACAAGGAGACGTTCCACTTGAACAAGCGTTGACACTTTATCAAAAAGGCATGGAACTTTCAAAAGTTTGCCATACTAAATTACAAAATGCTGAAAGTCAATTGGTTACAATGATGAAAGACGGCAAAGAAGTTCCAGCTGATATAGAAATGGATGGGAATGCTAAATGA
- the nusB gene encoding transcription antitermination factor NusB, translating to MKRHEAREKALQTLFQLEGTELTIDEAMDHVMAGENDHFYDLLVQGTYTNMATIDEKLVGHLENWSLERLPKVERTILRMAIFELDYMEDAPARVVMNEAIELCKTFGDDKSSRFVNGVLSKFTDETAN from the coding sequence ATGAAACGACACGAAGCACGAGAAAAAGCGCTTCAGACCTTATTTCAATTAGAAGGTACTGAATTGACAATTGATGAAGCAATGGACCATGTGATGGCAGGAGAAAATGATCATTTTTATGATTTATTAGTTCAAGGCACTTATACAAATATGGCTACAATTGATGAAAAGCTAGTAGGTCATTTAGAAAACTGGTCATTAGAACGCTTGCCAAAAGTTGAACGTACGATTCTTCGCATGGCCATTTTTGAACTAGATTATATGGAAGATGCACCAGCACGCGTCGTCATGAACGAAGCTATTGAACTTTGCAAAACTTTTGGAGACGATAAATCGAGTCGGTTTGTTAATGGTGTTCTTTCAAAATTTACCGACGAAACAGCAAATTAA
- a CDS encoding polyprenyl synthetase family protein, which yields MNLIKFRTYYEPLIQQEMAQLILSLSIPDSLKESMHYSLQAGGKRIRPILLLAVLHELSDKEHPEALKVAAAIEMIHTYSLIHDDLPSMDDDDLRRGMPTNHKVFGEAVAILAGDALLTYSFGIVARLQEVSSDDKVRLIDLMSVSAGAEGMVGGQVLDIEGEEKQLTLEELEQVHRLKTGALLTYSILAGGILAQASDEEIIALSQFGQHLGLAFQIQDDILDITGTSEELGKTAGKDESSEKSTYPSLLTLPKAKEKLNFHAAEAVNALEKLKGEKTLLVQLTQLIVQRKS from the coding sequence ATGAATCTAATTAAATTTCGTACTTACTATGAACCGTTAATTCAACAGGAAATGGCCCAATTGATTTTGTCTTTATCGATACCCGATTCATTAAAAGAATCGATGCATTACTCGCTACAAGCCGGTGGAAAACGAATCCGTCCTATTTTGCTGTTGGCAGTTCTTCATGAATTAAGTGACAAAGAACATCCTGAAGCGTTGAAAGTAGCAGCGGCAATTGAAATGATTCATACGTATTCTTTGATTCACGATGACTTACCAAGTATGGATGATGACGATTTGCGTCGTGGCATGCCGACCAATCACAAAGTATTTGGAGAAGCCGTTGCCATTCTCGCAGGTGATGCATTATTAACGTATAGCTTTGGGATTGTGGCACGTCTCCAAGAAGTATCTAGTGACGACAAAGTTCGTTTAATTGATTTAATGAGTGTCTCAGCAGGTGCCGAAGGAATGGTTGGTGGACAAGTACTTGATATTGAAGGCGAAGAAAAACAATTAACACTTGAAGAATTAGAACAAGTGCATCGCTTAAAAACAGGTGCTTTATTAACGTATAGCATTTTAGCAGGTGGTATTTTAGCGCAAGCTTCAGATGAAGAAATTATAGCGCTTAGTCAATTTGGTCAACACCTTGGACTGGCGTTCCAAATTCAAGACGATATTTTAGACATTACTGGAACATCTGAGGAACTTGGCAAAACAGCTGGTAAAGATGAGTCTAGTGAGAAAAGCACATATCCAAGTTTACTGACTTTACCAAAAGCAAAAGAAAAATTAAATTTTCACGCAGCTGAAGCTGTAAATGCTCTTGAGAAATTAAAAGGTGAAAAAACACTGTTAGTGCAACTAACGCAATTAATTGTTCAAAGAAAAAGCTGA